The following are encoded together in the Capsulimonas corticalis genome:
- a CDS encoding sialate O-acetylesterase — translation MKVSPRGVGLLVLAALPLTGAMAQTPDAKPLLSPVFTDHLVLQRDRQDPVWGWAAPGTKVTVTINGKSASATAGADGKWIARLPALTAGGPYDLTVAGPTTTTLHDILVGDVWICSGQSNMEFGVGNLAASATEIAAANYPNIRIFTTAKKTALTPQDLTTGHWDAVTPETIAGQGTWSGFSAVGYFFGRELNQKLNIPIGLIQTSWGGTIAESWTSEKSLDKLADFHPGLDAVRVKRSAVNNTVSYAQQWKDWYTANDPGTKANWGDPSLDASDWKTMTLPTAWESAGVPELAAFDGLVWFRKEIDLPAGAENNDLTLRLGKVDDNDMTWVNGVPVGATEGWDQSRVYTIPKSALRAGKNVITVRVLDTGGGGGIYDGTNALRLEIPGGDPVSLAGPWQYKIAAPLAQTKPVPQNIGDGNPNVVTVLYNGMVQPLVPYGVKGAIWYQGESNADRAYQYRALLPTMIGDWRKQWGEGDFPFYIVQLANWTPVLDQPGDSNWAELREAQTMTSKNVKNSGEALAIDIGDGPDIHPKDKQDVGRRLALTALAKTYGQKVEYSGPEYKSYKVEGSKVRVSFDHLGGGLTVSTVTPLSDYLTRTGAFTPTVDPSPTAAVKGFAVAGDDHKWYWADAVIDGDTIVLSSPSVASPVAVRYAWANNPVTNLYNKAGLPAVPFRTDDWPGVTVKNK, via the coding sequence ATGAAAGTCTCCCCGAGAGGCGTCGGCCTGCTCGTTCTCGCAGCTCTTCCTCTGACCGGCGCCATGGCGCAGACGCCGGACGCCAAGCCGCTGCTATCGCCGGTGTTCACCGATCACCTGGTCCTGCAGCGCGACCGCCAGGATCCCGTGTGGGGCTGGGCGGCGCCGGGAACGAAGGTGACGGTCACGATCAACGGCAAGAGCGCCAGCGCCACGGCGGGCGCGGACGGCAAATGGATCGCCAGGCTGCCGGCGCTAACGGCGGGCGGCCCCTATGACTTGACCGTGGCCGGTCCGACCACGACGACGCTGCACGATATTCTCGTCGGCGATGTGTGGATCTGCTCGGGACAGTCGAATATGGAGTTCGGCGTCGGCAACCTCGCCGCCTCCGCGACGGAGATCGCCGCCGCGAACTATCCCAATATCCGAATCTTCACCACCGCGAAGAAGACGGCGCTCACTCCGCAGGATTTGACGACGGGACATTGGGACGCCGTCACGCCCGAGACCATCGCCGGGCAGGGAACGTGGAGCGGCTTCAGCGCCGTCGGCTACTTCTTCGGCCGCGAGCTCAATCAGAAACTCAACATTCCGATCGGCCTGATCCAGACATCGTGGGGCGGAACGATCGCGGAATCGTGGACCAGCGAGAAATCTCTGGACAAACTGGCCGACTTCCACCCCGGCCTGGACGCCGTGCGCGTCAAGCGCAGCGCTGTCAACAACACCGTCAGCTACGCGCAGCAGTGGAAAGATTGGTATACCGCCAACGATCCGGGGACGAAGGCAAATTGGGGAGATCCCTCTCTGGACGCTTCGGACTGGAAGACGATGACGCTGCCGACGGCGTGGGAAAGCGCGGGCGTCCCGGAACTGGCCGCCTTCGACGGCCTTGTCTGGTTCCGTAAGGAGATCGATCTGCCGGCCGGCGCCGAGAACAACGATCTGACGCTGCGCCTTGGCAAAGTGGACGATAACGATATGACATGGGTCAACGGCGTTCCAGTGGGCGCAACCGAAGGGTGGGATCAGAGCCGGGTTTACACGATCCCGAAATCGGCCCTGCGCGCCGGCAAGAACGTCATCACCGTCCGCGTGCTGGATACCGGCGGCGGCGGCGGCATTTACGACGGGACCAACGCACTGCGTCTGGAAATCCCCGGCGGCGATCCGGTCTCGCTCGCCGGGCCATGGCAATACAAAATCGCGGCGCCGCTCGCGCAGACGAAGCCCGTTCCGCAGAACATCGGCGACGGCAATCCAAACGTCGTCACGGTCCTGTACAACGGCATGGTCCAGCCGCTCGTCCCCTACGGCGTCAAGGGCGCCATCTGGTATCAGGGCGAATCGAACGCCGACCGCGCCTATCAATACCGTGCGCTGCTGCCGACAATGATCGGCGACTGGCGCAAGCAGTGGGGCGAAGGCGACTTCCCCTTCTACATCGTGCAACTCGCCAACTGGACCCCCGTGCTCGATCAGCCCGGCGACAGCAATTGGGCTGAGCTGCGCGAGGCGCAGACAATGACGTCGAAGAACGTGAAGAACTCCGGCGAAGCGCTTGCGATCGACATCGGCGACGGCCCCGACATCCATCCCAAGGACAAACAGGATGTCGGCCGCCGCCTTGCCCTGACCGCGCTCGCCAAGACGTACGGGCAGAAGGTCGAATACAGCGGCCCCGAGTACAAGTCGTACAAAGTCGAAGGATCCAAAGTCCGCGTGAGCTTCGACCATCTCGGCGGCGGCCTGACCGTCAGCACCGTCACCCCGCTCAGCGACTACCTCACCCGCACCGGCGCATTCACTCCCACGGTCGATCCCAGCCCCACCGCCGCCGTCAAAGGCTTCGCGGTCGCCGGCGACGATCATAAGTGGTACTGGGCCGACGCCGTAATCGATGGCGATACGATCGTCCTTTCCTCCCCCAGCGTCGCCAGCCCCGTTGCGGTCCGCTACGCCTGGGCGAACAACCCGGTCACCAATCTCTACAACAAAGCCGGCCTCCCAGCCGTCCCCTTCCGCACCGACGACTGGCCCGGCGTCACCGTCAAAAACAAATAG
- a CDS encoding exonuclease, producing the protein MTEIYVSTDVETDGPIPGPNSMLSFGSAAYLADKTLLSTFEANLETLPAAQGDPKTMAWWETQPEAWAACRENVEAPESAMARYLAWLKALPGRPVFVAYPAAFDFLFVYWYLIRFAGESPFSHSALDIKTYAMAMLGTDYRDSTKRRMPKRWFDPIPHTHRALDDAIEQGALFCNMLKEHRGGGNDGDK; encoded by the coding sequence ATGACGGAGATTTATGTCAGCACCGATGTCGAGACAGATGGTCCGATCCCCGGCCCGAACTCGATGCTCAGTTTCGGATCGGCGGCTTACCTCGCCGATAAGACTCTGCTGAGTACGTTCGAAGCCAACCTGGAAACACTGCCCGCCGCTCAGGGCGATCCCAAGACGATGGCCTGGTGGGAAACGCAGCCCGAGGCGTGGGCGGCGTGCCGTGAAAATGTGGAAGCCCCGGAATCGGCGATGGCGCGCTATCTCGCGTGGCTCAAAGCGCTGCCGGGCCGCCCGGTTTTTGTCGCGTACCCCGCCGCCTTCGACTTTCTCTTTGTTTATTGGTACTTGATTCGCTTCGCCGGCGAAAGCCCGTTCTCGCATTCCGCGCTGGACATCAAGACCTACGCCATGGCGATGCTGGGGACGGATTATCGCGACTCGACCAAACGCCGCATGCCCAAGCGCTGGTTCGATCCCATCCCGCACACGCACCGCGCGCTGGACGATGCGATCGAGCAAGGCGCTTTGTTCTGCAATATGCTGAAGGAGCATCGCGGAGGCGGGAATGACGGCGACAAATAA
- a CDS encoding SDR family oxidoreductase: MTATNNKRRAALVTGAGRGIGRAIAIMLAEEGYDVALTARGADELSQTAHECEAHGVRALALPADITDPAQLGRVVETCVREFRGLNVLVSNAGSFHWGAADTADPDDWDHLVDLNLKASMRVTRLALPHLLAAEDGAAVLFIASMAGRVAFGMNAAYVASKHGVVGFAGSVFKDVRERGVKVCAICPGLVETSITHDIGADHAKMIQPEDIAEAARYVLRSPSRVCPTEILLQPQRAPWAK, from the coding sequence ATGACGGCGACAAATAACAAACGCCGCGCGGCGCTCGTCACCGGCGCCGGGCGCGGAATCGGCCGCGCCATTGCGATCATGCTCGCCGAGGAAGGGTACGATGTCGCGCTCACGGCGCGCGGCGCGGACGAACTCTCGCAAACGGCGCACGAGTGCGAAGCCCACGGCGTGCGCGCCCTGGCGCTGCCGGCGGACATCACGGATCCCGCGCAGCTTGGGCGCGTAGTTGAGACCTGCGTCCGCGAGTTCCGCGGTTTGAACGTTTTAGTCAGCAACGCCGGCTCGTTTCACTGGGGCGCGGCGGACACAGCGGATCCCGACGATTGGGATCATTTGGTGGACCTCAATCTCAAAGCGTCCATGCGCGTCACTCGCCTCGCCCTCCCGCACCTCCTGGCGGCCGAAGACGGCGCCGCTGTGCTCTTCATCGCCTCCATGGCGGGCCGCGTCGCCTTCGGCATGAACGCGGCGTACGTCGCCTCCAAGCACGGTGTCGTCGGCTTCGCCGGCTCCGTCTTTAAAGACGTCCGCGAGCGCGGCGTCAAAGTCTGCGCGATCTGTCCCGGGCTCGTCGAGACATCGATCACCCACGATATCGGCGCGGACCACGCCAAGATGATCCAGCCCGAAGACATCGCCGAAGCCGCGCGTTACGTCCTGCGTTCTCCGTCCCGCGTCTGCCCCACGGAGATCCTGCTCCAGCCACAGCGCGCGCCGTGGGCGAAATAG
- a CDS encoding nuclear transport factor 2 family protein: MRPKTLIPAILLLAFAAPQHAFAKAHPHAAASKQSTDPNYKYIKAAYDYQNFGYVSRDCNRIFSYTTPDFVQYGVNGAVRDKAACIKAMYNLLSFLYQYETQLIAEIKSDDGVDVSDIVTRTVTIEKFAVKDGVAVVIETGRLHVNAQGVRGDQARSTEFHKIEGVYRDVWVRGPQGWLQKSTTQLY, from the coding sequence TTGCGCCCCAAAACTCTCATTCCCGCAATCCTGCTCCTCGCCTTCGCGGCGCCGCAGCACGCCTTCGCCAAAGCGCATCCTCATGCCGCTGCGAGTAAGCAATCGACGGATCCAAACTACAAGTATATCAAGGCCGCTTACGACTATCAGAACTTTGGCTATGTCTCTCGGGATTGCAACCGGATCTTTAGCTACACCACGCCGGATTTCGTCCAATATGGCGTGAATGGAGCCGTGCGCGACAAGGCAGCGTGCATTAAAGCGATGTATAACCTGCTGAGCTTCCTTTATCAATATGAGACGCAGCTGATTGCGGAGATAAAAAGTGATGATGGTGTCGATGTGTCGGATATAGTGACGCGAACGGTCACCATCGAAAAATTTGCAGTCAAGGATGGTGTCGCCGTTGTGATCGAAACCGGCCGGCTGCACGTCAATGCGCAAGGCGTTCGAGGAGATCAAGCGCGATCCACGGAATTCCATAAGATCGAAGGAGTTTACCGGGATGTGTGGGTGCGTGGTCCGCAAGGGTGGCTGCAGAAAAGCACAACGCAGCTGTATTAA
- a CDS encoding lytic transglycosylase domain-containing protein, with translation MFIRPTLIAACVFLAAGATVPAIAAPQAPSATYLQARGALRQTPLPARMLADIQQHPTDYAGKALEATGTVSGQVVSDGQRTVLLNIGDDTISVTLPPALQKADWIDSGRVLRVLLSVEAPGPQITSNGLRLISAAPEEDISQSERAAIAGWTRRVSSTSRSVSYERNTATDPVAGVGAPAARYYATPIVPRIEGHPIAALTDRALAIYGPYRAAIRSHNPRLSDTDLDKIATSILFYSDLNQIDPRLIMAMVIAESGFNIYSTSRTGAQGLGQLMPSTARGMGVTNAYDPIQNIQAAVRILRGHLDQYGGAPPNAGIIPLKQLRLTMAAYNAGPGAVRKYHGVPPYRETQRYVARVGTLYQQMCGMDR, from the coding sequence ATGTTCATTCGACCTACATTGATCGCCGCCTGCGTTTTCCTGGCGGCTGGCGCGACGGTTCCAGCCATCGCCGCGCCGCAGGCGCCGTCCGCCACGTACTTGCAGGCGCGCGGCGCATTGCGGCAGACTCCGCTGCCGGCGCGCATGCTCGCGGACATTCAGCAGCATCCGACGGATTACGCCGGCAAGGCTCTGGAGGCGACCGGCACGGTCTCCGGCCAGGTCGTCTCCGACGGCCAGCGGACCGTCCTGCTCAATATCGGCGACGACACGATTTCGGTGACGCTTCCTCCGGCGCTGCAAAAGGCCGACTGGATCGACTCCGGACGCGTCCTGCGCGTCCTGCTATCCGTGGAGGCTCCCGGTCCTCAGATCACGTCCAACGGCCTGCGCTTGATCTCGGCCGCGCCCGAGGAAGATATCTCCCAGTCCGAGCGCGCGGCCATCGCCGGCTGGACGCGGCGCGTGAGCAGCACCTCGCGTTCCGTTTCCTACGAGCGCAACACGGCGACCGATCCCGTCGCCGGCGTCGGCGCGCCCGCCGCGCGCTACTACGCCACGCCGATCGTCCCGCGCATCGAAGGACATCCGATCGCCGCGCTGACCGACCGCGCGCTCGCGATTTACGGACCGTACCGCGCCGCGATCCGCAGCCATAACCCGCGCCTCTCCGATACGGACCTGGACAAGATCGCCACCAGCATTCTGTTTTACAGCGACTTGAACCAGATCGACCCGCGCCTGATCATGGCGATGGTCATCGCCGAATCGGGCTTCAATATCTACTCCACGTCGCGCACCGGCGCTCAGGGCCTCGGCCAGCTGATGCCGTCCACCGCGCGCGGCATGGGCGTCACCAACGCTTACGACCCGATCCAGAACATCCAGGCCGCCGTGCGCATCCTGCGCGGTCACCTCGATCAGTACGGCGGCGCGCCGCCCAACGCGGGCATCATTCCGCTCAAGCAGCTCCGCCTGACCATGGCCGCCTACAACGCCGGTCCGGGCGCGGTGCGCAAATACCACGGCGTTCCGCCCTACCGCGAAACGCAGCGATACGTCGCGCGCGTCGGAACGCTCTACCAGCAGATGTGCGGCATGGACCGCTAG
- a CDS encoding helix-turn-helix domain-containing protein codes for MDSESRELLTVEQAAQYLQLSQSSIRSYIRQGKLNAFRIAGKRKVLIPRTELLKLLEPARAADLEVDADVADDEDDE; via the coding sequence ATGGATTCCGAATCCCGTGAGTTGTTGACCGTGGAGCAGGCGGCCCAATACCTGCAATTGAGTCAGTCCAGTATTCGCTCTTACATCCGTCAGGGGAAGCTCAATGCCTTCCGAATCGCCGGAAAGCGCAAAGTATTGATCCCTCGCACCGAGCTGCTCAAGCTGCTTGAGCCCGCCCGCGCGGCGGACCTTGAAGTCGATGCGGATGTCGCGGACGATGAGGATGACGAATAG
- a CDS encoding glycosyltransferase family 2 protein, with protein sequence MTTLSSSPFSSSSQSSDPSVCDVTISIVSYNTSGPLRDCLQTLQDRRDEGEVTMEVVVADNSSTDDSVAMVRREFPWVRVVETGGNIGYGRANNAGQENARGRYAFILNSDTEVLPGALQTMRDFMDANPKVGGVGAQLILVDGSTQASCARDPSLKAVWWEQTYLDKLFPKNTVTGNYLMTDWDYGTRREVEQVCGACLFVRREAYTQIGGFDPAFFMYFEDTDFCIRLRRAGWPIWFIPEARIRHLLGASSGNWRSRARMIVSYNRSRYYYFTRYEGRLRGLAIKAMCILGATMRSVAWHAIALVKPSARDQARLFRKVWIDTVRMKPVGDAGE encoded by the coding sequence ATGACGACGCTGTCATCATCTCCCTTCAGTTCTTCTTCTCAAAGTTCCGATCCGTCCGTGTGCGACGTCACGATCTCCATTGTTTCCTACAACACTTCCGGTCCGCTGCGCGATTGCTTGCAGACCTTGCAGGACCGCCGCGACGAGGGCGAAGTGACCATGGAAGTCGTGGTCGCCGACAACAGCTCCACCGACGACAGCGTCGCGATGGTCCGCCGCGAATTCCCCTGGGTGCGCGTGGTCGAGACCGGCGGCAACATCGGTTACGGGCGCGCGAACAACGCCGGCCAGGAAAACGCGCGCGGCCGTTACGCCTTTATCTTAAACTCCGACACCGAAGTCCTGCCAGGCGCGCTCCAGACAATGCGCGACTTCATGGACGCCAACCCCAAAGTCGGCGGCGTCGGCGCGCAGCTCATCCTTGTCGATGGCAGCACTCAAGCCTCCTGCGCCCGCGACCCCAGCCTCAAGGCCGTCTGGTGGGAGCAAACCTATTTGGACAAGCTCTTCCCCAAAAACACCGTCACCGGCAATTACTTAATGACGGATTGGGACTACGGCACACGCCGCGAAGTCGAACAGGTCTGCGGCGCGTGTCTCTTTGTCCGCCGCGAAGCCTACACCCAGATCGGCGGCTTCGATCCCGCCTTCTTCATGTACTTCGAGGACACGGACTTCTGCATCCGCCTGCGCCGCGCCGGCTGGCCGATCTGGTTTATCCCCGAAGCGCGCATCCGCCATCTGCTGGGCGCCAGCAGCGGCAACTGGCGCAGCCGCGCCCGCATGATCGTCTCCTACAACCGCAGTCGTTACTACTACTTCACCCGTTATGAAGGACGCCTGCGCGGACTCGCCATCAAAGCTATGTGTATCCTCGGCGCCACCATGCGCTCCGTCGCCTGGCACGCCATCGCCCTGGTGAAACCCTCCGCGCGCGACCAAGCGCGATTGTTTCGCAAAGTCTGGATCGACACCGTGCGCATGAAACCCGTGGGGGACGCGGGGGAATGA
- a CDS encoding glycosyltransferase family 4 protein codes for MRIALDARTLSGRYTGDRTYWRGLIGALAEIDRENEYFVYSRLPVDGDPPPTGPNFTWRILPKPEHDAAWMSLAFPKALKADRIDVAHTQYNTPLLGAPCPVVTTVHDITFALFPEHFLPKDRWILNRFVPGSMRRAAKVIAVSESTRRDILRTYKLHIEPNKVVTTLLAADSRFAPPAGGQEFARAALNDKYGLQGKPYILSVGVLQPRKNLPMLLDAFALAKLGPQAIPHLLVVVGKRGWKNEDLDTALAALPPEVAAQVVFTGYVPDEDLPTLYGGADVFCYPSLYEGFGLPPLEAMACGCPVLCSRISSLPEVVGDAGLLLAAKDSDAWATALEKLLSDPLVRARWAERALERAHEFSWRRTAEQTLAVYREAAPQSAK; via the coding sequence ATGAGAATCGCCCTCGACGCACGCACGCTTTCCGGGCGCTATACCGGGGACCGCACTTATTGGCGTGGTCTGATCGGCGCGCTCGCCGAAATCGACCGCGAGAATGAGTACTTCGTTTACTCGCGCCTGCCCGTGGACGGCGATCCGCCGCCGACCGGGCCGAACTTTACCTGGCGGATCCTCCCCAAACCCGAGCATGACGCGGCGTGGATGTCGCTGGCGTTCCCGAAGGCCCTGAAGGCCGACCGGATCGATGTGGCGCATACGCAGTACAATACGCCGCTGCTCGGCGCGCCGTGTCCGGTGGTCACGACGGTCCACGATATCACGTTCGCGCTATTCCCGGAACACTTTCTGCCGAAAGACCGCTGGATCCTGAACCGTTTCGTGCCGGGCTCCATGCGGCGGGCGGCGAAGGTGATTGCCGTCTCCGAGAGCACGCGGCGCGATATCCTGCGCACGTATAAGCTGCATATCGAGCCGAATAAAGTCGTGACGACCCTGCTCGCGGCGGATTCACGCTTTGCGCCGCCGGCCGGCGGGCAGGAATTCGCGCGGGCGGCGTTGAACGACAAGTACGGTTTGCAGGGCAAGCCCTATATCCTGAGCGTCGGCGTATTGCAGCCGCGCAAGAATCTGCCGATGCTGCTCGACGCCTTTGCGCTCGCCAAGCTGGGGCCGCAGGCGATCCCGCATCTGCTGGTCGTGGTCGGGAAGCGGGGCTGGAAGAACGAGGATCTGGACACGGCGCTGGCGGCTCTGCCGCCCGAAGTCGCCGCCCAGGTTGTCTTCACGGGATATGTTCCGGATGAGGACCTGCCGACACTGTATGGCGGCGCGGATGTGTTTTGCTATCCCTCGCTGTACGAAGGCTTCGGACTGCCGCCGCTGGAGGCGATGGCGTGCGGGTGTCCGGTGCTGTGCTCGCGGATCTCGTCGCTGCCCGAAGTCGTCGGCGACGCCGGGCTGCTGCTGGCCGCCAAGGACTCCGACGCCTGGGCGACAGCGCTGGAGAAGCTGCTGTCCGATCCCCTGGTCCGCGCCCGCTGGGCCGAACGCGCGCTGGAGCGCGCCCATGAATTTTCCTGGCGCCGGACCGCCGAGCAGACGCTGGCGGTTTACCGTGAGGCCGCTCCGCAATCCGCGAAATAA
- a CDS encoding Trm112 family protein, whose protein sequence is MVLDPKLLEILACPACDDRPPLRLEGETLVCDECHRVYPIHDGIPILLPDEALQPEQTDVNHQ, encoded by the coding sequence ATGGTTTTAGACCCGAAATTATTGGAAATACTTGCCTGCCCTGCCTGCGACGACCGTCCGCCGCTGCGCCTGGAAGGCGAGACCCTAGTGTGCGACGAATGCCATCGTGTGTACCCGATCCACGACGGCATCCCGATTTTGCTTCCCGACGAAGCGCTCCAGCCTGAACAGACCGACGTGAACCACCAGTGA
- the aroQ gene encoding type II 3-dehydroquinate dehydratase, whose product MQLTRSGPIKIAVIHGPNLNMLGIRDPDIYGKDNFDSVNQKIEAHAKSLGLEITIQQSNSEGAIIDFVQEAMSWADAIVINPGAYTHYSYAIRDAIGDSRLPTIEVHLTNVHAREEFRRNSVISPVSTGQIVGFGTNSYLLALTAAKRLVEESHR is encoded by the coding sequence GTGCAACTGACCCGCTCCGGCCCGATCAAGATCGCCGTCATCCATGGCCCGAATTTGAATATGCTCGGCATCCGCGATCCCGATATCTACGGCAAAGACAATTTCGACAGCGTCAACCAGAAGATCGAGGCGCATGCGAAGAGCCTCGGCCTGGAAATCACCATCCAGCAGTCGAATTCCGAAGGCGCCATCATCGATTTCGTTCAGGAAGCGATGTCCTGGGCCGACGCCATCGTCATCAATCCCGGCGCCTACACGCACTACTCCTACGCGATCCGGGACGCCATCGGCGATTCGCGCCTGCCGACCATCGAAGTCCACCTGACCAATGTCCACGCCCGCGAGGAGTTTCGGCGCAACTCCGTCATCTCGCCGGTCTCCACCGGACAGATCGTCGGGTTCGGCACCAACTCCTATCTGCTCGCGCTGACCGCCGCCAAGCGTCTCGTGGAAGAAAGCCATCGCTAG
- a CDS encoding M24 family metallopeptidase — MTQDALADRLDSLRMAIAARELDALLLIDMTNIGYLTGFTGSAAYVLVSQDEAIVITDGRYAIRVREEAPKFTPVIAAGSGGYPGALQEALTSRPLLRKVGFEADHMTVAQWERFGKDLPEGVALIAASGLVEELRLTKDAGEIAKTRRAIEVAQTAFLSVKHLLRPGVSEREYAAELDFAMRKGGAQQTAFETIVASGPQSAHPHHSPNARVFEIGDFITIDWGAEVDSYCSDITRTVFIGSDADATPKHHEVYETVLEAQRLAIAAIAPGKNGQEIDAVAREHIASRGYGEAFAHSLGHSLGRKVHDGPGFSTRGADFILRPGMIMTVEPGIYLEGWGGLRIEEDVLVTEDGCETLTSLPNGFEALGG; from the coding sequence ATGACGCAAGACGCCCTCGCCGACCGTCTGGACTCCCTGCGCATGGCCATCGCCGCGCGGGAGCTGGATGCGCTTCTGCTGATCGACATGACCAACATCGGCTACCTGACCGGATTCACCGGGTCGGCGGCCTACGTTCTGGTTTCCCAGGACGAAGCGATCGTGATCACCGACGGCCGCTATGCGATCCGCGTGCGTGAAGAAGCCCCGAAGTTCACGCCGGTCATCGCGGCCGGCAGCGGCGGCTATCCCGGCGCCTTGCAGGAAGCGCTGACGTCACGCCCCTTGCTCCGAAAGGTCGGTTTTGAAGCCGACCATATGACGGTGGCTCAGTGGGAGCGTTTTGGCAAAGACCTGCCGGAAGGCGTGGCGCTGATCGCCGCCTCGGGGCTGGTGGAAGAGCTGCGCCTGACCAAGGACGCCGGCGAAATCGCGAAGACTCGCCGGGCGATTGAGGTCGCGCAGACGGCCTTTCTCTCCGTCAAACATCTCCTGCGTCCCGGCGTGAGCGAACGCGAGTACGCCGCCGAGCTGGACTTCGCGATGCGCAAGGGCGGCGCCCAGCAGACCGCCTTTGAAACGATCGTCGCTAGCGGCCCGCAGAGCGCCCACCCGCATCACAGCCCCAACGCCCGCGTCTTTGAGATCGGCGACTTCATCACCATCGACTGGGGCGCGGAAGTCGACAGTTACTGCTCCGACATCACCCGCACCGTCTTCATCGGCTCCGACGCCGACGCCACCCCCAAGCACCACGAAGTCTACGAGACCGTTCTGGAGGCTCAGCGCCTCGCCATCGCCGCTATCGCGCCGGGCAAGAACGGCCAGGAGATCGACGCCGTCGCCCGCGAGCACATCGCCTCGCGCGGCTACGGCGAAGCCTTCGCCCACAGCCTCGGCCACAGTCTCGGCCGCAAAGTCCACGACGGCCCCGGCTTCTCCACACGCGGCGCGGACTTTATCCTGCGCCCCGGCATGATCATGACCGTCGAACCCGGGATCTACCTGGAAGGGTGGGGCGGCCTGCGCATCGAAGAAGACGTGCTGGTGACCGAAGACGGCTGCGAGACGCTGACGAGCCTGCCGAATGGGTTTGAGGCCTTGGGGGGATAG